From the Amycolatopsis thermoflava N1165 genome, one window contains:
- a CDS encoding ABC transporter ATP-binding protein encodes MVSIDVQNAYVDFPIFDAKTRSLKKKVLGKVGGKIGTESKVPIIEALQDITLSLREGDRVGLVGHNGAGKSTLLRLLSGIYEPTRGLARVQGKVAPVFDLGVGMDPEISGYENIMIRGLFLGMTRKQMEKRVDDIAEFTELGDYLQMPLRTYSTGMRVRLALGVVTTIDPEILILDEGIGAVDAAFLNKARDRLVDLVNRSGMLVFASHADDLLLELCTTAIWMDEGRMKMRGGLREVLTAYKGRDPFENISAEAAQRIDAAPAVQGGE; translated from the coding sequence ATGGTCAGCATTGATGTGCAGAACGCGTACGTCGACTTCCCGATCTTCGACGCCAAGACGCGGTCGCTGAAGAAGAAGGTCCTCGGCAAGGTCGGCGGCAAGATCGGCACCGAGTCCAAGGTGCCGATCATCGAGGCGCTGCAGGACATCACCCTGTCGCTGCGCGAAGGTGACCGGGTCGGGCTGGTCGGCCACAACGGGGCGGGCAAGTCGACCCTGCTGCGGCTGCTGTCCGGCATCTACGAGCCCACCCGCGGCCTGGCCCGCGTGCAGGGCAAGGTCGCGCCGGTGTTCGACCTCGGCGTCGGCATGGACCCGGAGATCTCCGGCTACGAGAACATCATGATCCGCGGCCTGTTCCTCGGCATGACGCGCAAGCAGATGGAGAAGCGGGTCGACGACATCGCGGAGTTCACCGAGCTCGGCGACTACCTGCAGATGCCGCTGCGCACCTACTCGACCGGTATGCGCGTGCGGCTCGCGCTGGGCGTGGTCACCACGATCGACCCGGAGATCCTGATCCTCGACGAGGGCATCGGCGCGGTCGACGCGGCGTTCCTCAACAAGGCGCGGGACCGGCTGGTGGATCTGGTGAACCGCTCCGGCATGTTGGTCTTCGCCTCGCACGCCGACGACCTACTCTTGGAGCTGTGCACGACGGCCATCTGGATGGACGAGGGCCGGATGAAGATGCGGGGCGGCCTGCGCGAGGTGCTCACCGCGTACAAGGGCCGGGACCCGTTCGAGAACATCAGCGCGGAAGCCGCGCAGCGGATCGACGCCGCGCCGGCGGTACAGGGCGGGGAGTGA
- a CDS encoding decaprenyl-phosphate phosphoribosyltransferase, whose translation MDETSETAEAKTAQSAETAESAETATEPAPAAKRGPVGMVLGVAKTARPKQWAKNVLVFVAPFTAAQITNGSVLLDAVIAFVAFSLVASSVYLINDAVDVEADKAHPTKRNRPIAAGIVPVPVAYAAAVLFFGVGLGLSFLASPELAIVLGVYEAVQLGYCFGLKHQPVIDLAIVGSGFLMRSIAGGVAAGIALSQWFLLVTAFGSLFMVAGKRYAEIMLFERTGAKIRSSLKKYSASYLRFVWATAAAILIMSYSLWAFELREGADQSVWPVISMVPFVIAVLRYAVDVDGGTAGAPDEIVLKDRILQVLGVLWVATLGITFYL comes from the coding sequence GTGGACGAAACCAGCGAAACGGCCGAGGCGAAGACCGCGCAGTCGGCGGAGACGGCGGAGTCGGCCGAGACGGCGACCGAACCGGCTCCGGCGGCCAAGCGCGGCCCGGTGGGCATGGTCCTCGGCGTCGCCAAGACCGCGCGGCCGAAGCAGTGGGCGAAGAACGTCCTGGTCTTCGTCGCGCCGTTCACCGCGGCCCAGATCACCAACGGTTCGGTGCTGCTGGACGCGGTCATCGCGTTCGTGGCGTTCAGCCTGGTCGCGTCGTCGGTGTACCTGATCAACGACGCGGTCGACGTGGAGGCCGACAAGGCGCACCCGACCAAGCGGAACCGGCCGATCGCGGCCGGGATCGTGCCGGTGCCGGTCGCGTACGCGGCCGCGGTGCTGTTCTTCGGCGTCGGCCTGGGGCTGTCGTTCCTGGCGAGCCCGGAACTGGCCATCGTTCTGGGGGTCTACGAGGCGGTCCAGCTGGGCTACTGCTTCGGCCTCAAGCACCAGCCGGTGATCGACCTGGCGATCGTCGGGTCCGGCTTCCTGATGCGCTCGATCGCGGGTGGTGTCGCCGCCGGCATCGCGCTGTCGCAGTGGTTCCTGCTGGTCACGGCGTTCGGTTCGCTGTTCATGGTGGCGGGCAAGCGCTACGCCGAGATCATGCTCTTCGAGCGCACCGGGGCGAAGATCCGCTCGTCGCTGAAGAAGTACTCGGCCAGCTACCTGCGCTTCGTGTGGGCGACCGCGGCGGCGATCCTGATCATGTCGTACTCGCTGTGGGCGTTCGAGCTGCGTGAGGGCGCCGACCAGTCGGTGTGGCCGGTCATCTCGATGGTGCCGTTCGTGATCGCCGTGCTGCGCTACGCGGTCGACGTGGACGGCGGCACCGCGGGCGCGCCCGACGAGATCGTGCTCAAGGACCGGATCCTGCAGGTCCTCGGCGTGCTGTGGGTCGCCACCCTCGGGATCACCTTCTACCTGTGA
- a CDS encoding ABC transporter permease produces MQATSTVDQTSEDLARAAELPPLSDSRTFGRAFGDIKEGLRQRELWSHLGWQDIKQRYRRSVIGPFWITISQGVIALGLGLLYSQLFNMHIQTFLPYISAGFIVWAFISGCLTEGMETFIANEGLIKQIRAPLTVYALRTVWRQTLMFAHNLIVIVVVVGVFFGSLNDDYALSQSGMCTPDNICHPGLGWYTLSAIPAFLLLAFNGVWVTLLLGIISTRYRDIPQVINSLIQLLFYLTPIVWPIDQLKSGQRGGAASWAEPIIHLNPIYHFVQILRAPLIGQAVSIWSWVAVGGITVVGWLLALVAMRNYRARVSYWV; encoded by the coding sequence GTGCAAGCCACCAGCACGGTCGACCAGACCAGCGAAGATCTCGCCCGCGCGGCTGAGCTTCCGCCCTTGTCGGACAGTCGCACCTTCGGGCGCGCGTTCGGCGACATCAAGGAAGGACTCCGCCAGCGCGAACTGTGGAGCCACCTCGGCTGGCAGGACATCAAGCAGCGCTACCGCCGGTCGGTGATCGGCCCGTTCTGGATCACCATCAGCCAGGGCGTGATCGCGCTCGGCCTGGGGCTGCTGTACTCGCAGCTGTTCAACATGCACATCCAGACGTTCCTGCCGTACATCAGCGCGGGGTTCATCGTCTGGGCCTTCATCAGCGGCTGCCTCACCGAGGGCATGGAGACGTTCATCGCGAACGAGGGTCTGATCAAGCAGATCCGCGCGCCGTTGACCGTCTACGCGCTGCGCACGGTGTGGCGGCAGACGCTGATGTTCGCGCACAACCTGATCGTCATCGTGGTCGTGGTCGGCGTCTTCTTCGGCAGCCTGAACGACGACTACGCGCTGTCGCAGAGCGGGATGTGCACGCCGGACAACATCTGCCACCCCGGACTTGGCTGGTACACGCTCTCCGCGATCCCGGCGTTTCTGCTGCTCGCGTTCAACGGCGTCTGGGTGACGCTGCTGCTGGGCATCATCTCGACGCGGTACCGGGACATCCCGCAGGTGATCAACTCGCTGATCCAGCTGCTGTTCTACCTGACCCCGATCGTCTGGCCGATCGACCAGCTCAAGTCCGGTCAGCGCGGTGGTGCCGCCAGCTGGGCGGAGCCGATCATCCACCTGAACCCCATCTACCACTTCGTCCAGATCCTGCGCGCGCCGCTGATCGGGCAGGCCGTCAGCATCTGGAGCTGGGTCGCCGTGGGTGGCATCACGGTCGTGGGCTGGCTGCTCGCGCTCGTCGCCATGCGCAACTACCGGGCCCGCGTCTCCTACTGGGTGTGA
- a CDS encoding glycosyltransferase encodes MAGKTAAGQPAPAKAKTNGAQAKEDQTTFAEHVPHGRLTAQRGLYAGPSPIVSKDLYSEVLEGVVNRGRDGVTLEPSARVSGNTYFGRFPASYWQRWTKVRQVRVEAVVSGAGQLAVRASDVEGEPRTIEAREVEGADGAAVAFDVKIDKFYDGGALWLDLETQAGQRLTVERVRWTVEPPEKIRPTAVTICTMNRADDCLKNLQALAGDLQSLDTLDAIYVADQGTDRVDSREGFAQVAADLGDKLKYITQPNLGGAGGFTRGLYEVAGHTETEHANVLFMDDDVLLEPDLVVRMTAFSNMAANPVIVGGQMLNLLHPHQLHVGAEYARLEKLEPGVPVEHSLHTADLLGVDEETGEPNRQEKRLDAGYNGWWSCLIPYEVVKAIGYPMPFFFQWDDAEYSYRARAHGFPTVTLPGAGVWHADFHWKDWDEWHRYFNLRNSIITAALHSDFNLNVVCRTLMAQVVRYLLGMQYGLTHTLIKAVEDFLEGPSILEDGGVAAMQEIRAIRAQYPETKRHDATEVPGIASNDIGIINAAPRPALQRLILVKRVFDRLRGRSRFALGAVPNDEAHWWHVALFDTAVVTDASQEGVRVRKYDRERMFELGKRAMKTLNRLRKEGHAVQAQYKRALPQLTSRENWKRLYRL; translated from the coding sequence ATGGCCGGCAAGACTGCCGCGGGACAGCCTGCCCCCGCGAAGGCGAAGACCAACGGAGCCCAGGCGAAAGAGGACCAGACCACGTTCGCCGAACACGTTCCCCACGGCCGCCTGACCGCGCAGCGCGGGCTGTACGCCGGGCCGTCGCCCATCGTTTCGAAGGACCTCTACTCCGAGGTGCTCGAGGGTGTCGTGAACCGCGGCCGCGACGGCGTGACGCTGGAGCCGTCGGCGCGTGTGTCCGGTAACACCTACTTCGGCCGGTTCCCGGCCAGCTACTGGCAGCGCTGGACGAAGGTACGCCAGGTCCGGGTCGAGGCGGTCGTGAGCGGGGCAGGCCAGCTCGCGGTGCGCGCGTCCGACGTCGAGGGCGAGCCGCGCACGATCGAGGCGCGCGAGGTCGAAGGCGCCGACGGGGCGGCCGTGGCGTTCGACGTCAAGATCGACAAGTTCTACGACGGCGGCGCGCTGTGGCTGGACCTGGAGACCCAGGCCGGGCAGCGGCTGACCGTGGAGCGGGTGCGGTGGACCGTCGAGCCGCCGGAGAAGATCCGGCCGACCGCGGTGACCATCTGCACGATGAACCGCGCCGACGACTGCCTGAAGAACCTGCAGGCGCTGGCCGGTGACCTCCAGTCGCTGGACACCCTGGACGCCATCTACGTCGCCGACCAGGGCACCGACCGGGTCGACTCGCGCGAGGGGTTCGCGCAGGTCGCGGCCGACCTCGGCGACAAGCTGAAGTACATCACCCAGCCGAACCTGGGTGGTGCGGGCGGGTTCACCCGCGGCCTGTACGAGGTGGCCGGGCACACCGAGACCGAGCACGCGAACGTGCTGTTCATGGACGACGACGTGCTGCTCGAGCCGGACCTGGTCGTGCGGATGACGGCGTTTTCGAACATGGCCGCGAACCCGGTCATCGTCGGCGGGCAGATGCTGAACCTGCTGCACCCGCACCAGCTGCACGTGGGTGCCGAGTACGCGCGGCTGGAGAAGCTGGAGCCGGGGGTGCCGGTCGAGCACAGCCTGCACACGGCCGACCTGCTGGGCGTCGACGAGGAGACCGGCGAGCCGAACCGCCAGGAGAAGCGGCTCGACGCCGGCTACAACGGCTGGTGGTCGTGCCTGATCCCGTACGAGGTGGTCAAGGCCATCGGGTACCCGATGCCGTTCTTCTTCCAGTGGGACGACGCCGAGTACAGCTACCGGGCGCGGGCGCACGGCTTCCCGACGGTCACGCTGCCCGGCGCGGGTGTCTGGCACGCCGACTTCCACTGGAAGGACTGGGACGAGTGGCACCGGTACTTCAACCTGCGCAACTCGATCATCACCGCGGCGCTGCACAGTGACTTCAACCTGAACGTGGTGTGCCGGACGCTGATGGCCCAGGTGGTCCGGTACCTGCTCGGGATGCAGTACGGGTTGACGCACACGCTGATCAAGGCGGTCGAGGACTTCCTGGAGGGCCCGTCGATCCTGGAGGACGGCGGTGTCGCCGCGATGCAGGAAATTCGAGCCATCCGGGCCCAGTACCCGGAGACGAAGCGTCACGACGCCACCGAGGTGCCCGGCATCGCGTCCAACGACATCGGGATCATCAACGCCGCGCCGCGCCCCGCGCTGCAGCGGCTGATCCTGGTGAAGCGGGTCTTCGACCGGCTGCGCGGCCGGTCCCGCTTCGCGCTGGGCGCCGTGCCGAACGACGAGGCCCACTGGTGGCACGTGGCGCTCTTCGACACGGCCGTGGTGACCGACGCGTCCCAGGAGGGCGTGCGGGTGCGCAAGTACGACCGGGAACGCATGTTCGAACTGGGCAAGCGCGCGATGAAGACCCTGAACCGGCTGCGCAAGGAGGGGCACGCGGTGCAGGCGCAGTACAAGCGAGCCCTGCCGCAGCTCACGAGCCGCGAGAACTGGAAGCGGTTGTACCGGCTCTGA
- a CDS encoding arabinofuranosyltransferase — protein MTTTLARPGGGTSTEPAPRPALTRLGPGRTLAELVLGTVAAVVFSLVLQFGSNKLGVDPGTYVPDALVNLAVAVIVVGLFGSLAYSGAARWPLWVRLGGSWAALTALSTLLLAIPLQGTRFFLGGSSVDNTFRLQYLERLTETAGLADVNYHGLAAYYPGGWFWLGGRFANLLGLEGWAAYKPYSITWAAVSGVVAFVLWSLVVRRRMALLASVATVLAGFVALAPEEPYAWPTTAWLPPVMLLAWHALRSRERVPAWTLLLIGVYLGFSAVTYTLHVAYGVAAVVVLALVALALDVRAGQQPWPVVRRLLLRLVVIGVVTAVLALITWGPFILAGGLGKPNVAAHFLPEISAYFPMPFTSANAFGVLCLAGLVWLVLRARRDPVALVMLVLAALVYAWFALSNLALLVRTTLLSFRFIVTVDVVLAVAGVFALVELVRVLPRLIGRVRPVRTVAFALAVLGAVSVSQTIVGTTMKDSVDTAESDYYPDGWTASFGHDPEQDGYWTPQLISTIAELTGRPPTGNIVFSAHDRLLSFEPYWGFQQTTPHYANPLAGYTQRNDEIRSWATARDSADLLARLRSNPHEAPNVFVLRRADDGKLLAPVVSDTFPRAVPIRVDEVGFAPELFSAPEFERRDVGPFTVIVDSSAPPIS, from the coding sequence GTGACGACCACCTTGGCCCGGCCCGGCGGCGGCACGTCGACCGAACCCGCTCCGCGCCCCGCGCTGACCCGCCTCGGACCCGGCCGGACGCTGGCCGAGCTCGTGCTGGGCACGGTCGCGGCGGTCGTGTTCAGCCTGGTCCTGCAGTTCGGCTCGAACAAGCTGGGCGTCGACCCGGGCACGTACGTGCCGGACGCGCTGGTCAACCTGGCCGTCGCGGTGATCGTCGTCGGGTTGTTCGGGTCGCTGGCCTACAGCGGCGCGGCCCGCTGGCCGCTGTGGGTGCGCCTCGGCGGCAGCTGGGCGGCGCTGACCGCGCTGTCCACCCTGCTGCTGGCGATCCCGCTGCAGGGCACCCGGTTCTTCCTCGGCGGCTCCAGCGTGGACAACACGTTCCGCCTGCAATACCTGGAGCGCCTGACCGAGACGGCCGGGCTGGCCGACGTGAACTACCACGGGCTGGCCGCCTACTACCCGGGCGGCTGGTTCTGGCTGGGCGGCCGGTTCGCGAACCTGCTGGGCCTGGAGGGCTGGGCCGCCTACAAGCCGTATTCGATCACCTGGGCCGCGGTGTCCGGGGTGGTCGCGTTCGTGTTGTGGAGCCTGGTCGTGCGGCGCCGGATGGCGCTGCTGGCCTCGGTCGCCACGGTGCTGGCCGGGTTCGTCGCCCTCGCGCCCGAGGAGCCGTACGCGTGGCCGACCACCGCCTGGCTGCCGCCGGTCATGCTGCTGGCCTGGCACGCGCTGCGCTCGCGTGAGCGGGTGCCGGCCTGGACGCTGCTGCTGATCGGCGTCTACCTGGGCTTCTCCGCGGTCACCTACACGCTGCACGTCGCGTACGGCGTGGCCGCCGTGGTGGTGCTGGCGCTGGTCGCGCTCGCGCTGGACGTCCGCGCCGGGCAGCAGCCGTGGCCCGTGGTGCGGCGGTTGCTGTTGCGCCTGGTGGTCATCGGCGTGGTCACCGCGGTGCTGGCCCTGATCACGTGGGGCCCGTTCATCCTGGCCGGCGGGCTGGGCAAGCCCAACGTCGCCGCGCACTTCCTGCCCGAGATCAGCGCCTACTTCCCGATGCCGTTCACCTCGGCGAACGCGTTCGGCGTGCTGTGCCTGGCCGGGCTCGTGTGGCTGGTGCTGCGCGCCCGACGCGACCCGGTCGCGCTGGTGATGCTGGTGCTGGCCGCGCTGGTGTACGCCTGGTTCGCCTTGTCGAACCTCGCGCTGCTGGTCCGCACCACGCTGCTGTCGTTCCGGTTCATCGTGACCGTCGACGTGGTGCTCGCGGTCGCCGGCGTGTTCGCGCTCGTCGAGCTGGTGCGGGTGCTGCCGCGGCTGATCGGCCGGGTCCGCCCGGTGCGGACGGTCGCGTTCGCGCTGGCCGTGCTCGGCGCGGTGTCGGTGTCCCAGACGATCGTGGGCACGACCATGAAGGATTCGGTGGACACCGCCGAGTCCGACTACTACCCGGACGGCTGGACCGCGAGCTTCGGGCACGACCCGGAGCAGGACGGATACTGGACACCGCAGCTGATCAGCACGATCGCCGAGCTGACCGGGCGGCCGCCGACCGGCAACATCGTGTTCTCGGCGCACGACCGGCTGTTGTCGTTCGAGCCGTACTGGGGTTTCCAGCAGACCACGCCGCACTACGCGAACCCGCTGGCCGGCTATACGCAGCGCAACGACGAGATCCGGTCCTGGGCGACCGCCCGGGACTCGGCCGACCTCCTCGCGCGGCTGCGGTCGAACCCGCACGAGGCGCCCAACGTCTTCGTGCTGCGGCGCGCCGACGACGGGAAACTGCTGGCGCCGGTCGTGTCCGACACGTTCCCGCGTGCCGTGCCGATCCGGGTCGACGAGGTCGGATTCGCGCCGGAACTGTTCTCGGCACCGGAGTTCGAGCGGCGCGACGTCGGTCCGTTCACGGTGATCGTGGACTCGTCGGCACCACCGATTAGCTGA
- a CDS encoding nitroreductase family deazaflavin-dependent oxidoreductase has product MSDPSGGEYAPSPTDWVREAVERFEASNGEANLNEPGGGPIIVLTTVGAKTGKIRKSPIMRIEKDGKYLAVASNGGGRANPGWVSNIRAHPVVELQDGPVKKTYVARELDGEERREWWEYGVAVWPTYLEWQRKTDRRIPLLLLEPLD; this is encoded by the coding sequence ATGAGTGATCCCTCCGGGGGAGAGTACGCACCGAGCCCCACTGACTGGGTCCGCGAAGCGGTGGAGAGGTTCGAGGCGTCCAACGGCGAAGCCAACCTGAACGAGCCCGGCGGCGGCCCGATCATCGTGCTCACGACCGTCGGCGCCAAGACCGGCAAGATCCGCAAGTCGCCGATCATGCGGATCGAGAAGGACGGGAAGTACCTCGCGGTGGCGTCCAACGGCGGCGGCCGCGCGAATCCGGGCTGGGTCAGCAACATCCGTGCGCATCCGGTGGTGGAGCTGCAGGACGGCCCGGTCAAGAAGACCTACGTCGCCCGCGAGCTCGACGGCGAGGAGCGGCGCGAGTGGTGGGAGTACGGCGTCGCGGTCTGGCCGACGTACCTCGAGTGGCAGCGGAAGACCGACCGCCGGATCCCGCTCTTGTTACTGGAGCCGCTGGACTGA
- a CDS encoding decaprenylphospho-beta-D-erythro-pentofuranosid-2-ulose 2-reductase, with product MIDAVGNPQSLLLLGGTSDIALAIAQKYLADAPELRVVLAARASERRKLAAEKLRAAGASVSEVDFDAKDTASHPAVLDQAFAQGDIDVAVVAFGLLGDNEEAWQNHATAVELATVNYTAAVSVGVALADKLKKQGHGSVIALSSVAGERVRRSNFVYGSTKAGFDGFYLGLGEALAPSGVKVTVVRPGQVKTKMTEGLGKAPLEQTAEQVAEIAVDAARKGKDLVWAPGAFRAVMSVLRHVPRPIFRKLPI from the coding sequence GTGATCGACGCTGTTGGCAACCCCCAGTCGCTGCTGCTGCTCGGCGGCACCTCGGACATCGCGCTGGCCATCGCGCAGAAGTACCTCGCCGACGCGCCCGAGCTGCGCGTCGTGCTGGCGGCGCGGGCGTCCGAGCGCCGCAAGCTCGCCGCGGAGAAACTGCGCGCGGCAGGCGCCTCGGTGTCCGAAGTGGACTTCGACGCGAAGGACACCGCATCGCACCCCGCGGTGCTGGACCAGGCGTTCGCGCAGGGTGACATCGACGTGGCCGTGGTGGCGTTCGGCCTGCTCGGCGACAACGAGGAGGCGTGGCAGAACCACGCCACCGCGGTCGAGCTGGCCACGGTGAACTACACCGCGGCGGTGTCGGTCGGCGTGGCGCTGGCGGACAAGCTCAAGAAGCAGGGCCACGGTTCGGTGATCGCGCTGTCCTCTGTGGCCGGTGAGCGGGTGCGGCGCTCGAACTTCGTGTACGGCTCGACCAAGGCCGGCTTCGACGGGTTCTACCTGGGCCTGGGCGAGGCGCTGGCGCCGTCCGGCGTCAAGGTGACGGTCGTGCGGCCGGGCCAGGTCAAGACGAAGATGACCGAGGGCCTGGGCAAGGCGCCGCTGGAGCAGACGGCCGAGCAGGTCGCCGAGATCGCCGTCGACGCGGCGCGCAAGGGCAAGGACCTGGTGTGGGCGCCCGGCGCGTTCCGCGCGGTCATGTCGGTGCTGCGGCACGTGCCGCGGCCGATCTTCCGCAAGCTGCCGATCTGA
- a CDS encoding GtrA family protein, with protein MVSTEPQEQAVTAKASPGLLGQLVRFALIGGFCALLDLGTYTVLRAIGLDYAPWDTVARAISFIVGTTTAFFLNRKFTFSGGRKDGKGQIGGFVLLYGVTFFVAVGVNALMLHVLGEFAFKPTVAWVISQGTATAINFVMLKWVVFREQGVTDVSPESGS; from the coding sequence GTGGTGTCTACGGAACCGCAGGAGCAGGCAGTGACGGCGAAGGCGAGCCCGGGCCTGCTCGGCCAGTTGGTGCGATTCGCGCTGATCGGCGGATTTTGCGCGTTGCTCGATCTCGGTACCTACACGGTGCTACGAGCGATCGGACTTGATTACGCTCCGTGGGACACGGTGGCGCGCGCGATCAGTTTCATCGTCGGCACCACGACCGCCTTTTTCCTTAACCGGAAGTTCACGTTCTCCGGTGGCCGCAAAGACGGCAAGGGGCAGATCGGCGGCTTCGTCCTGCTGTACGGCGTCACTTTTTTCGTGGCCGTCGGCGTGAACGCGCTGATGTTGCACGTGCTCGGCGAGTTCGCGTTCAAGCCGACCGTCGCGTGGGTGATCTCGCAGGGCACCGCGACCGCGATCAACTTCGTGATGCTCAAGTGGGTTGTCTTCCGCGAACAAGGTGTGACCGATGTTTCGCCGGAGTCCGGCTCGTGA
- a CDS encoding FAD-binding oxidoreductase, which translates to MVTLVRVNTTPHTERRTLTGWGRTAPTVADVLTTPDVETIARAVAQAGERGVIARGLGRSYGDPAQNAGGLVIDMTALNTIHSINPDTGEVDLDAGVSLDQLMKAALPYGLWVPVLPGTRQVTIGGAIANDIHGKNHHSAGSFGNHVLSMDLVTADGQIRTLTPEGPESELFWATVAGIGLTGIIVRAKIRMKKTESAYFIVDADRTSSLDETLELFSNGSDLNYDYSMSVPDLINSDSRLGRATFSRGSLAKLDQLPPKLQADPLKFDAPQLMTLPDVFPNGLGNKLTFGMLNNIWQRTVPKKGARGKIQNLTQFYHPLDMLSEWNRAYGSKGFLQYQFSVPFGREDALKDLCRKIATSGHYSFLNVFKRMGEGNRAPLSWPSPGWMLSVDFPIKDGLGRFCTELDEDVLAAGGRLYTAKDSRTTPETFAKMYPRLEEWRKIRQSVDPEGVFASDMSRRLEL; encoded by the coding sequence ATGGTTACCCTGGTCCGGGTGAACACGACACCGCATACCGAGCGGCGGACACTCACCGGGTGGGGTCGCACCGCCCCGACCGTCGCAGACGTGCTGACCACGCCGGACGTGGAGACGATCGCCCGCGCGGTGGCGCAGGCCGGCGAGCGCGGCGTGATCGCCCGCGGGCTCGGCCGCTCCTACGGGGACCCGGCGCAGAACGCCGGTGGTCTCGTCATCGACATGACCGCCCTGAACACGATCCACTCGATCAACCCGGACACCGGAGAGGTCGACCTGGACGCCGGGGTGAGCCTCGACCAGCTGATGAAGGCCGCGCTGCCGTACGGTCTGTGGGTCCCGGTGCTGCCCGGAACGCGCCAGGTGACCATCGGTGGCGCGATCGCCAACGACATCCACGGCAAGAACCACCACAGCGCGGGCAGCTTCGGCAACCACGTGCTGTCGATGGACCTGGTGACCGCGGACGGACAGATTCGCACGCTGACCCCGGAGGGCCCCGAGTCGGAGCTGTTCTGGGCGACGGTCGCGGGCATCGGCCTGACCGGCATCATCGTGCGCGCGAAGATCCGCATGAAGAAGACCGAGAGCGCCTACTTCATCGTGGACGCGGACCGCACGTCGAGCCTGGACGAGACCCTGGAGCTGTTCAGCAACGGGTCCGACCTGAACTACGACTACTCGATGTCGGTGCCGGACCTCATCAACTCCGACAGCCGCCTCGGCCGGGCCACGTTCTCCCGCGGCTCGCTGGCCAAGCTGGACCAGCTGCCGCCGAAGCTGCAGGCTGATCCGCTCAAGTTCGACGCGCCGCAGCTGATGACGCTGCCCGACGTGTTCCCCAACGGCCTCGGCAACAAGCTGACGTTCGGGATGCTGAACAACATCTGGCAGCGCACGGTGCCGAAGAAGGGCGCGCGCGGCAAGATCCAGAACCTGACGCAGTTCTACCACCCGCTGGACATGCTCAGCGAGTGGAACCGTGCCTACGGTTCCAAGGGTTTCCTGCAGTACCAGTTCTCCGTGCCGTTCGGCCGGGAGGACGCGCTGAAGGACCTGTGCCGCAAGATCGCGACGTCGGGCCACTACTCGTTCCTGAACGTGTTCAAGCGGATGGGCGAGGGCAACCGCGCGCCGCTGTCCTGGCCGTCGCCGGGCTGGATGCTGTCGGTGGACTTCCCGATCAAGGACGGCCTCGGCCGCTTCTGCACCGAACTCGACGAAGACGTCCTGGCCGCCGGTGGGCGGCTGTACACCGCGAAGGACTCGCGCACCACGCCGGAGACCTTCGCGAAGATGTACCCCCGGCTGGAGGAGTGGCGCAAGATCCGCCAGTCGGTCGACCCCGAGGGCGTGTTCGCGTCCGACATGAGCCGGAGGCTTGAACTGTGA
- a CDS encoding glycosyltransferase, with protein MSGPEQAPMRPGGVAAVVVTRHRRELLADSLKIIAAQTRPVDHLVVVDNGPDQPARDVVESFPGRYTYLPSHHNLGGAGGFALGILHALALGAEWVWLADDDGRPADETVLAVLLEEAEKRGLAEISPMVTNINAPDKLAFPLRRGLTWKRSSAELGTDFLPGIASLFNGALFRSSTLDVVGVPDLRLFVRGDEVEVHRRLVRSGLPFGTSLRVSYLHPDGSDEFKPMLGGRFHAQDPENEVKRYYTYRNRGYLLSQPGMRKIGALEILRFGLYFVGVKRDPGAFVQWLKLVRQGQRERFFRY; from the coding sequence ATGAGCGGTCCGGAGCAGGCTCCGATGCGACCGGGCGGTGTGGCGGCGGTGGTCGTCACGCGGCACCGCCGTGAGCTGCTCGCGGATTCGCTGAAGATCATCGCCGCGCAGACCCGGCCGGTGGACCACCTGGTGGTCGTGGACAACGGTCCGGACCAGCCGGCGCGCGACGTCGTGGAGTCGTTCCCCGGGCGGTACACGTACCTGCCGTCGCACCACAACCTGGGCGGCGCGGGCGGGTTCGCGCTCGGGATCCTGCACGCGCTCGCGCTGGGCGCGGAGTGGGTGTGGCTGGCCGACGACGACGGCCGCCCGGCCGACGAGACGGTGCTGGCGGTGTTGCTGGAGGAGGCCGAGAAGCGCGGTCTGGCCGAGATCTCGCCGATGGTCACCAACATCAACGCGCCGGACAAGCTGGCGTTCCCGCTGCGCCGGGGCCTGACCTGGAAGCGGTCCTCGGCGGAGCTGGGCACCGACTTCCTGCCCGGCATCGCGTCGCTGTTCAACGGCGCGTTGTTCCGGTCGTCCACCCTGGACGTGGTCGGCGTGCCGGACCTGCGGCTGTTCGTGCGCGGCGACGAGGTCGAGGTGCACCGGCGGCTGGTCCGTTCCGGACTGCCGTTCGGCACCTCGCTGCGCGTGTCCTACCTGCACCCGGACGGCTCGGACGAGTTCAAACCGATGCTCGGCGGACGGTTCCACGCGCAGGACCCGGAGAACGAGGTCAAGCGCTACTACACCTACCGCAACCGCGGCTACCTGCTGTCCCAGCCGGGGATGCGCAAGATCGGCGCGCTGGAGATCCTGCGGTTCGGCCTGTACTTCGTGGGCGTGAAGCGGGACCCGGGCGCGTTCGTGCAGTGGCTCAAGCTGGTGCGGCAGGGGCAGCGGGAACGCTTCTTCCGCTACTGA